The Epinephelus lanceolatus isolate andai-2023 chromosome 14, ASM4190304v1, whole genome shotgun sequence region tctccaaactttcacctttccatcactttggaaaaagttaatctttgtctcatcagtccataaaactttttcccatttttgaggctcatctcaaaattttttttggatttttgaggctcatctctgtaccttttggcaaattccagcctggccttcctattcttcttgctaatgagtggtttgcatcttctggtgtagcctctgtacttttgttcataaagtcttctgcgaacagtagattgtgataccttcactcctgccctctggaggttgttgctgatgtcactaacagttgttttagggtctttcttgacagctctcacaatgtttctgtcatcaactgctgatgttttccttggtctacctgttcgatgtctgttgcttagtacaccagtgttttttttcttcttcaggacattccaaatggttgtactggctatggccaatgtttgtgcaatggctctgattgattgtccatcttctctcagattcacaattgcttctttttcacccatagacagctctcagttttcatgttggttccacctctaaatgtagtctgcacaggcaaaacctatcgtacccaatctgaaactgagctcagacattcagtgctatttattgtttgaataatcaatgtaattgggaaacACCtggacaacaaaacacacctgtcagtcacatgttccaatacttttgctctcatgaaaaatgggtgggttcaaacaaaaggtgctatcttctaagttgtgtatcagatccagatgtaaatacctggaaataaaagctgaaatgttgatctcttgtcccatattcatcttttgatgtcaaacccaaatattttcagtctacaacaaaaataatggaattggcctcactgttccaatacttttggagggcactgtatgtgaaCCTCTTGGTTGGGctaaaaaaacatgtcaatgTCAAAGCACCACCACGGCCATTTAGATACATCCTCTGGGAACTTTcaatgtgcaacattttgttCCCACCCATGACTCTGTCAAAGTATTTTACTGGATAAAACTTTAAACATTTGGTGGTGCAAGAGGAAAAGATGGGGGATAACCAAATTTCAGATACCGTGCCCGAGAACCATGAATGTATGTACAAAATCTGACAAGTGATCCAGTAATTGTGGAGATATTCCATGCTGGACTGAATGGTTGACAGAGcagctgacagactgacaatGGCATCCCAAGAGCCATACCTCAAACACGGCTAAAGAGTGAACCCTTTCCATTTCGCACCACTCTCAGGCCAAAACGAagcacagcaagagggttcctggtttgaactcTGGGgagggggagcccctctgtgtggagtttgcatgttctccctgtgtcagcatgggttttctctgggtactccagcttcctcccacagtccaaaggcatgcaggttaattggtgactctaaattggccgtaggtgtgtgtgtaggaatgtgagtgtgaatggttgtctgtctctatgtgtcagccctgtgatagtctggtgacctgtccagggtataTCCCGCCTGgggtaggctccagcccccctgcaacccctaacaggataagtggctacggaaaatgaatgataGCGTGTATAGGCAGATTGTTGCATCAAGACAAACCAGATTAATCTAACGCACTATCAAATTCTCAGCATGTTGTAAGAGCTGGGGAACGCTCATGTATTACAAGGTGCAAGGATCACTGTGCCACTTGTTAGTCAACAATAACCTTGTAATAAACACCAGACTCAAACGCTCCCCTTAAATTCATGTGGGCGTAGACTCACCAGAGTGTAAACGATGGCTCCAATTGCAGCGTAGAGCATATGCAGCCAAGGGACCTGTTGAGGGATATAAGAAAGGCCTCTGAATGTGAAATCAGTCACAGGGATACACCCTACTGAGCTGCAACTCCTCACACCGAGACACACGAGCAGACAGAATAAATGAAAGAGCTGGACCAAAGAGTCCTCACATATTGGAAGGAGAGGACGATGGCCGTAACAATCCCGATGATCAAGAGCACGATGGAAGCGATGCAGAGAAACCCCCCGCAGGAGGTGAAGTCCACCTGTGATGAGAAACAAGTCATTAGTGGGATGAAAGTGAAGTTAATTTGCTTCAAGCCAAATGAGGCAGCAGTCAAGATAATTTGAAAGAGGATCAGAATgaggttaaaagaaaaaataaacgcTTGGTGGACGTGCCAGCTGAAAAATGTAGCTTATTCATCTCGAGTTGCATCAGACGGAGAAGCTGGGTTCATGTCTTATCCCAAAATGttataaatatttaaaggaaCTCAGTGCCCCATTGTAATGCGAGACAAAGGCgttcttttacactgacaacaAAGACATCCTCTGACAAGCCACGGGCTACTGagctacacagagacacagtttACATCTCCATCTACCTTGGTTTGGAAGCAGAAGACTGTGACAGCTATGCAAACTAGTGCTGTTATTCCCATGGCGATTAGCACTGCCTTTGTTTCATAATAGCTGTGAAAGATACATATAGTgattaaaacatcaaaatatcaCAGGGTGTATTACACCATCTTcaaaatgtactgtatatgtgtattGTGGGGTATTGTCTGAGTTGGAGCCAAACCTCGAGATTGTTCCAGACATGTAAGACAGGGCGAGAGTCTGCGAGATAACATGAAAACAGTAAGAGGATTTGAACCATTTCTTTCTTACtggctttattttgttttattattccaGTCACTCCTCACAATATATATATCTTAGTTTGGCCATATGGATCCAGTGGACCATACACAAAATGGACTCCTGACCCCTACAAACAATACTCACAAATACTCCCAGCAGCACAAGATTCCATGGGAAACGCCTCCTGAACACAAATTGCgatgaacattttaaaatgtaaacaaacagaaGTGCCATTACTGGTTATGAATATGTAAATAAGACATAGCGTTATCAGTGGTAAAAGTGTTTTCTAACTTGTTCAGAGAGGCCGTGCTTACCTCGGCCCTTTGCAGCAGACCAGAATGCAGTAAACCAAAAAATAAACCACACTATGGAGAGATAAAGCACAACAACAGCATGTCATGATGAGAATAATAGCACAGAGGAAATAAATGATTCTGTGGAGTAGCTCtatctcttttttttatctaattGCACTGAAAGTATGTGATGTTCCCTGAGTGTAACTCACAAAGATGCCCAGTAGATGCCAGGGTATCTGATGACAAATAGCCTCACTGGGTCACTAATGAAAGCACAGACATAAGGGATCACTGGGAGTTAACTGTTGCTCACCCCCAATCAAGATACATTAAGCTCTGGAATATTAGACTGGGATGAACAGGGACACTTACACAAACGTAAAGACAGCAACAACTGAAAAGGTGACGGCAAGCTGCACTGTTAAAATTAAGTAAACCTGcccacaaacacaaaaccaaGCAGTTCTGTTGAGCACACAAAGAAACATTTCAGTGGATGTACAGGACTGTCATTGGCTTGCACATTAAAAGTCTGATGATCAATAAAAAAGCTTACCTTTTTAATGAAGGCATGCCGAATAGCTGTGCTTTCCCACTGCGTGCTCAGAAAATCATCCATGTCTCCTGCAGAATCGGGAATAACAATTTTATACTTATTACACTTGAagctaaaataaatataatgcaGGATGTGATTAACTAAAGTCCTCTATCATTTTCTCAGAACCTTGGTTTGATGCAGGCACTCCAGCAGACAGAGTCGGTATTGTGGTGGGCACCCCAGATGGAGAGAAGCCAGGGGCTGCC contains the following coding sequences:
- the LOC117251433 gene encoding protein lifeguard 3 produces the protein MTSKTDNPPSYEDALHHPKYGNYPHQPQHGSPLPPPPSYSPSPGMCHGPPGYWGQEGVYPAAGMWAAPGFSPSGVPTTIPTLSAGVPASNQGDMDDFLSTQWESTAIRHAFIKKVYLILTVQLAVTFSVVAVFTFVDPVRLFVIRYPGIYWASFVVYFLVYCILVCCKGPRRRFPWNLVLLGVFTLALSYMSGTISSYYETKAVLIAMGITALVCIAVTVFCFQTKVDFTSCGGFLCIASIVLLIIGIVTAIVLSFQYVPWLHMLYAAIGAIVYTLFLTYNTQLLIGNRELALSPEEYIFGALSLYIDIVHIFLFILQVSGAATE